A region of Maridesulfovibrio sp. DNA encodes the following proteins:
- the rocD gene encoding ornithine--oxo-acid transaminase, translating to MKQSEYIELEDKFGAQNYKPLDVVIEKGEGVWVWDVEGNKYMDCLSAYSAVNQGHCHPRIKKAMQEQIEKLTLTSRAFRNDQLGPFYEELCALTNSHKVLPMNSGAEAVETAIKAVRKWGYMVKGIPEDRAEIIVCGDNFHGRTITIVSFSTDLGSRKGFGPFTPGFKIIPFGNAEALEATITPNTVAFMVEPIQGEAGVIIPPEGYLKKVREICNKHNINLILDEIQTGLGRTGKMLAEEHEGIEADITLIGKALSGGFYPVSAVLSNTEVLGVLKPGEHGSTFGGNPLACAVAREALKVLKDEKLIQNAEDMGAKFLAGLNSIQNGKIKEVRGRGLLLAVEFKLNAGGARQYCEKLKENGLLCKETHDNIIRFAPPLVINAKQVDWALERIKSVLSV from the coding sequence ATGAAACAGTCCGAATACATTGAACTTGAAGATAAATTTGGCGCGCAGAACTATAAACCCCTCGACGTTGTAATTGAAAAAGGAGAGGGAGTCTGGGTCTGGGACGTTGAAGGAAACAAGTACATGGACTGCCTTTCCGCATACTCCGCAGTAAATCAGGGCCACTGCCATCCTCGTATCAAAAAGGCCATGCAGGAACAGATAGAAAAACTGACCCTGACTTCCAGAGCCTTCCGCAACGACCAGTTGGGTCCTTTTTACGAAGAGCTTTGCGCACTGACCAACTCCCACAAAGTCCTGCCCATGAACAGCGGCGCCGAGGCGGTTGAAACCGCCATCAAAGCGGTGCGCAAATGGGGTTATATGGTCAAAGGAATCCCTGAAGACCGCGCCGAGATCATTGTATGCGGCGACAATTTTCATGGCCGGACCATCACCATCGTCAGTTTTTCCACTGATCTAGGCTCCCGCAAGGGATTCGGCCCCTTCACTCCCGGCTTCAAGATCATCCCCTTCGGCAATGCCGAGGCTCTTGAAGCGACCATAACTCCCAACACAGTGGCTTTCATGGTCGAACCAATCCAAGGTGAGGCAGGGGTCATAATACCTCCCGAAGGTTACCTGAAAAAAGTCCGCGAAATTTGCAACAAACATAACATCAATCTGATTTTGGACGAAATTCAGACCGGACTCGGACGGACCGGAAAAATGCTCGCGGAAGAGCATGAAGGCATCGAGGCAGATATCACCCTCATAGGAAAAGCCCTTTCCGGGGGATTCTACCCGGTGTCGGCAGTACTTTCCAATACCGAGGTCCTCGGCGTACTCAAGCCCGGCGAACACGGCTCCACCTTCGGCGGAAACCCGCTGGCCTGTGCTGTGGCAAGAGAGGCTCTCAAAGTCCTGAAAGACGAAAAACTCATTCAGAATGCTGAAGATATGGGAGCGAAATTTCTGGCCGGGCTTAATTCCATCCAAAACGGCAAAATCAAGGAAGTTCGCGGAAGAGGACTGCTATTGGCCGTTGAATTCAAGCTTAATGCCGGAGGAGCAAGGCAGTATTGCGAAAAGCTCAAGGAAAACGGGCTCCTCTGTAAGGAAACACACGACAACATCATAAGATTTGCGCCTCCGCTGGTTATCAATGCAAAACAAGTGGACTGGGCCCTTGAACGTATCAAGTCAGTCCTCTCAGTTTAA